In the genome of Odocoileus virginianus isolate 20LAN1187 ecotype Illinois chromosome 17, Ovbor_1.2, whole genome shotgun sequence, the window CCTGGGGAGGGCAGGCCTGCCCAGGAGGGAGCCCCAGACACTGTGGTCTGGTCCCCCTGCCGCAGCCCTGGCAGGGGAGCCGGCCCAGGATGCCAGATGTGGCTCAGGCCTTGGCCCTGGGTGGGAGGGGCCACTGAGGACTGACCTGAGGAGCCTCCAGCCCATGGTCAATGACGGCCAGCCTTGGGCAGCTGGGGACACCAGGTGGCTGGCTGGGACAGATGGCCCCGAAAGGCAGCGATGAGGATTCCAGGACCAGCTTCCTGCTGAGCTCCGGGAATCCTCCGACATCTCAGCAGGAAGTTGTGACCCAGGGCCTGCATCCGTCGCTGCATCCCTGAGGGAGGGCTTGGCCCAGTGCCTGCAGGCTAGATGAATGTCAGTGTACGCACTGTTACTAGTCTAAGTCCGGACCTGGCACGGCTGGGGTCACTGCCAAGGAATCCAAGGCCCCATGTCACCCTGTCTAATGCTTAGCCCTGCCTGGGTGATGCCACTCCCCCACCCATGTTGCCCCCTCACCGGGACGATCTTGGAAGAAAAGGGAAACGGATGCGGACTGGTCCCACCCCCCCTCACGCAGGTCCAGCAGGGCAGGTTCTGGACTTACCTTGGAGACCCTCGTGCCTCCTGCCCCTGGCAGCTCAACTCAGGCTCCTGACTCCCGTCCCTGGCTCGAGCCCCACATTCAGCATCCGCGCCCCTCCAAAGGCCCCAGGGCCACCCAGGGCACCTTACCTGCTGCAGCTCAATCTCCAGGGTGGGCCTAGGCTCAGAGCAGCCAGGGGTTGGGTCAGTGAGACAGGCAGCACCCCACTCCCAGGATCTGTGGCCCCCACAGCCCCCAGACTCACCCCCCAGCAAGAAGTAGCAGCCGGTGAAGAGCAGCAGAGAGATGCTCCGGGCCAGGGAGCTGAGGAGGCCACAGATCCAGCCGCACACAATGAGGACGAGGCTTAGGGGCAGGACCACCAAGATGGCTCGGTGCAACGCTACCGGGAGAGGGGGTTCAGGGACTCGGCTGGGACTCAGACCGGGCCCCCGAGGGAGGGTCAGCAGAGCACGTCAGAGCCCTGCGTGCCTGGACGTCCTCCTTCATAGGGCACATGGGACTGTCCTGGCCCCGGCCGGAGGAGGAGCTGGACCATCTGACTCCCTGTGATGTCTCCATGGCAACCACCCGGCCCTCCCAGGGGCCGCCCCTGGTCCTGGCACAGGGGCAGCAGACACGTGCCCCTCAACTCACCAGGGGGGAGATGCCCACTGAGTAGACTCATTTGGGAACATAAAAGAGAATCCAGAAGGGGCACAGGGAGGGCGAGACAGGCTGGGGTCCAGTGTCCGTGGTTATAAGCTAACAGCAGAGCCTGGGGGCCGAGGCCAGTCAGGAGAAGTTCTCAGGCAACTATGGAAATATCCTCTGGGGAACGCAGGGTCTAGCTGGAAGCAGTTCTGTGGGTCTAGGAGGAGGGACTCTGAGCCTTGCCTGGAGGTCAAGGAAGGAAGGTGCTCCCACCCCAGCACTCACAGATGAGGTGCTGCACCGAAGTGGAGGTGTCCAGGCTCTCACTGGCAAAGGGGTCGATCAGGTGAATGCAGCTGTTGTGCCCTACAAAGTAGAAAGAACgcacagcctggtgggctggacaTTGCTGGGTATACCCCACCCCCGTGCTTCTCAGAGATGGGTGGCCTGCTGGCACTCACCACCCTCCACCGGGGCCAAGGGCCCTGTCAGTTTCTCCCCTGGAACTCAGAATTGGAGCTCAAATGGGTTTGGAGGGCTCAAgacctttcattttgtttatatgaTATGCAAATAATATCTACATGGAGGCCtgttgaaaaatttcaaacactgCAGAGAGGATGCCCTCAGGGCCCCCTTGGGCCTGCTCACACGTGGAGGCCAGGCTGTGCCTGCATGAGAAAGGGGCATGCGATATGGGCTCTGTGGCTCTCGCACACTagggcacacacacatgcacaagtcATGAACGCTTGGAGCCTGAGGCTGTCTGTGTGGGGGGTGTTAAATAAACTGGGCTCTCCTTCCTCCCCGGGAGCTCTGAGGAAggcactgtctctctctctctgtctcacacacacatttacacatgCTCCCACACATCCCTGCCACCCTGGGCATGTCCTGCGCAGGGGAAGCCCCCAGGCTGGTACCAGCTTGGTGAGGCCCCCAGCTGAGGAGCGTGTGGAAGCCCACCCCTCCCTAGACGGGACAGAGCCCGTGCCTCTCTGCATTCAGGTCTGAAGCCACGTGGCGCTCCTGTTTTCTGCCCTGTGCCAGGCCAGGGGGTGTGGGGAACAGGGGCCCTACCCACAGCCCTGGCTGTGTCTGACAGGGAGCAGGGACCAGACCAAGCCCTGGACAGAAACGAGGAAACGACTCCGGGTCACTGGGATGAGGAACCCGGGTTGTGCCAGGGCCCCAGCTCCCCAACCCcaggcttccccacccccaccagctccCACCTCAGCCCGGGGCCCCTGCAGATGAGTGACAAGCACAGCAGCTGAGCACCCCGCGTGCCCGTTCCTCCCACCCCGAGTCCCGCGTCTCCAGAGGcctcattttctccccatctgacCAATGAGGCTGAGGGAGAAGGTCCCAGGTCACCCAGAGATGTCCTGCTACCTGCCAAGTGACGTGCCATTGCTTGGAACACAAGACCAGCCCCCAGAGGGTGAGGCCACAGGCCTGTGGAGGGATCCTGCTCTGGAAAGTTCTTGGGGTCCTTATGGGGCCACCCTAGGCCCCTCCTTTTCACTTCCCACCCTTGGAGGGTGGGAGTTGAGCCCTCCTCCAGCCAGACTGTCACGGAGAGAGTTGGGGGGAAGGGGTGCCCCTGAGGGCAGACAGGCGGGTGAGGGGGTGTCTTCTCAGCGCTGCTGGGGGGGGGGTGCGGCCCCCTGAGTCTGAGGGGAAGGGTCgcgtgggggaggggcagccggTACCTTCGCAGATGCGCCAGAGCCCCGAGTGGGAGGAGAGCTGCCCGTGGCCGCTGTGGTTGCCGGCGTCCGCCACCTCCAGGAGGTACCAGTAGTCGCTGGCCACGGCGGCGGCCAGCAGCGCGAAGCTGAGCAGCGCGCCCAGGGCAGCGGCCAGGAGCAGAGCGCCAAGCTGGGCCATGCGGTCAGGGTACCAGGACCAGAGCCGAGCGAAGCGGGATGCAGGAGAGCGGAGGGAGCCAGGAGGTGAGgggcagctgggggctggggtaTGGGGGGAGATCAGGAAGCCGGGACTTAGGGAGCGGAGAGACCCGAGAGAGTCTCAAGAGAAGGGGTTCAGGGATACTGAGGGAGTAGGTCTAGGGAAGGGgctcggggtggggtgggggtgggcgggggttTGGGGAgcagggccggggagggggcccAGGAATGGAGAACAGGAGCGGCAGGTGGGCTCTTCCGGGAGCGGTGCCCCTCGGGTGCACAAGGAACTCCCACCTGTCTGTGATCGCCAAGCTACCTCcgaggggaaaggaggaggaagcagggcgGCGCAGCGCTGTGTTCAAATCCCAGCGTCCCTGGCTGTGGGTCCCTGGGCAAACgccttaatttctctgaacctcCGGTTCTTCAGCTCCCAAATAGCCAAGCTGCGGAGGGAGGGTGGGGCCAGAAAAGCTCGGGAGGAGGCTCATCAGGAAGCCTGAATGGTGGGAGGCGGTTCCcggcccccctccccccgcccccaaccaacCTCCACCCCCTACACTGGAGCACTTGGCTGCTGGTTGGCCCAGCGGTGTGGGTCTGAATCAGTCTCCAGGATCAACCACCAGAGGGTCCTGATAAGGTGGGTGGGTTTGTGAGGGGCTACAGAAGGGAGCCTGGCTTCCTATTAGTTCCAATTACTAATGCCCTGTGAGGCAAGGCTAGCCTCTGCCTGTCCGTCACTCACTCACAAACATTAGCAAAGCTTCTCCAAGGACAGGTGGCAGGTGCTGGTgggccaggaggcagaggagccACGAAGGGGCCCCCGACCTGGGAGCGGGAGGGCTGTCATGGTGAGGCTGCTGGGAGTTCAGCTTTGGGCGACGGGAGGGCCTCCACCCCAGGTCCCTGGACTATCCACCACTGCCCCTTCCACCGATGCAGGGCAAAGATGGGGGTCAGAGGCCTCACTGAGGGCGGTCCTTCTCAGACCACCAGCAGCTTCTCCACTTAGGGTCATCCCAGGGCTTTCATTTACAGGTGTTTATTTTGGCCCCCCTTTCTCTAGGTTTGCACAATATCATCACGAAGTAGTAGTTCCAACAAAGTTATTGAAATAATCCTTCAAGTGGCAATCAGACACAGTGGCTGGAATCGTCCAGTATCCTGCTGGCCACACATCTTTCTCACACCACACTCAAGATTGGGTGGGGGCATGAAGTGGGGATACGATGGGGTGATCATGGCTGTGGCAGTTTCCGTACCCTCTTACCTGACAGTCCTGCTCCCAGCCCCCGCCCTGGAAGCTGGGTGCCAGCCAGGGGCCCTCCTCTCTCAGGGGGCATTGGGCCTGGAGGGTAAAAGAATCCAGCaggcagacagagaaaagcaGGTGCTTGGGAGCAGCAGCGGTCTAcaaaactgggggtggggggagggactgggggagcaggggagggtgggggtggagctgGGAAAGAAGGTAATGACCCAAATGTGACAAAGATGGACACTTCTGTGTGTTTAAGCTAAGGTTGAGAGgtggtgttttgttgttgttcttctaaatatttatttggctgcatcaggccttagttgtggcccGTGGGATCCTTATGTCACATGGACTCTCAGGCTCAGTCGTTGCTGTCCACTGGCTGCAGACCAcactggcttcagtagctgcaggaatagttgctctgcatcatgtgggatcttattagttctctgaccagggatcaaacccacgtccccctGCATCGCaaggattcttagccactggacctccaggcaaGTCCCGAGACAGTGTTTAGGTAGAACTAGAGGAACCCTGTGGCTGCACACTCCACACCCTTCCTCCCAGTGCCCCGCCTCTCTCCTGAGCTTGTTTGAAAAGGTCTCGTTTGCATCCCCTGTAACACAGAATACTCAGGGCAAGTGTCGGGTGCTGTTTGAGGCCACTGTGCCCTCAGAGCCTGCCTCTCCATAGAGGAACAGACATGTATCCCACTCCTGTTGCAGTGTAGACGGCCAGGTGAGCAGTCTACACCCCATCACTTCAAAGCCCTGGTTCAGGGTTTCAACCCCAGATGTGCCAGTCAGAGTGACTGATTGGACTGTCCCCAGACAATGGCTATCAGTCCTTGAGGGGCTACTCTGATGAATTCCGCCAGTCTACTTCCCTTGAGATGGACCCAAATTATACCCTAGCCCAGTTCTGAAAAGGTGCCTCTTAGAATGAcccattatttttcattattcatcCTCCTTTCATCAACTTGCAACCATGAACTTGTGAGCACCAAGCCTGTCACCAGGCTGCCGAGGCCTCTTCAAAGCCAGCATCAGACCACTTCCACTGAAATCAGGGGCAGATGAGAACTTTAATGGAAGAAATCCCAATTACGTGTGACAGAACAACAGGGCTGCAGCCaagcctcttctctctcttctttaatattttttttatttggctgtgccagggtTTAGTTGCCACACGAGGGGTCTTCCGTAGTCTTTGCAGCATGTAGGACTTTTTagctgtagcatgcaggatctggttgtctgaccagggatcaaacctggggcccctgcattgggagcacagtcttagccactggaccacgaaggACGTCCCCAGGCCTCTTTTCTTTAAACTTACATTGAACTGACTCACAGTGGCTGAAAGAACAGGATGCCTGAGACCAGGGACGAGCTTCCTGCTCCAGGCCGATGACACCATAAATGGCCCCCAGTGATGAACTGGGAAGCAGCTGAAACCACCGGTGAAATTACTTTCAGAGCAGCTCAgcatcagctgctgctgctgctgctaagtcgcttcagtcatgtccgactctgtgtgaccccacagacggccgcccaccaggctccgccatccctgggattctccaggcaagaacaatggagtgggttgccatttccttctccaacgcatgaaagtgaaaagtgaaagtgaagtcgctcagtcgtgtccgactcttcgcgaccccatggactgcagcccaccaggctcctccatccatgggattttccaggcaagagtactggagtgggtcaccagtgccttctccgCAGCATCAGCTACACTACAACTAATCTTACTGTGTTTGGCAGAAAATGAACCTCCCTCAATTGCCCTTCCCTACACGTCAGCTCCACTCAGCATGCATTATGAATTCATCCTAGGAGGCTCTCAAGACACCATTCTAGCCAAAGTCAACCCTACTAAAGGGCTCTCAAATGGCTGGGGTCACAGCTGGGAAGCGCTGACATACAGGGTGGCAGCCACGTGACCAGCCGCTCTCATCCCCCAGGGCTCACAGGCCTAAGAAGGGCTCATCATGGCTGCCTTGGATGCATGAGCATCTTTCCAGTGAGTCCAGTGACTGACAGGCTCTGCTAAGAGGAAACGGGAGGAAGCCACCCCTCCCCCGCTTCACAGAATGCACTTGCTGTCCCCAGAACGGACATTCCTGTTCCTCCACCTAgcacatcttttcctttcttgtctaCTGGCAGCCTCCTCATTCCTGGACAAGCAGAATGCTTCAAGAGTTCCTCGTTGTCTCCTTGCTGCTCctgtggacacacacagacattagGTGACCTGCATCTTCCCACCATTCAGAGAACAAGGAGCCTGTGAGCTCCCTGCAGACCTCAAGCCCTGGACGCAGCACCCAGCAAACTGTAAGTATGCAAGCAAATGGACAGATAAATGTCACCACCCTGGGCATCAAGTGGAAAGCCGCCACAGAAACCTAGACCCCAGTTTGGTCCCAGTTAGCTGAAAATTGACTCAAATGCTGGAAGCTGAGCCAGTGCAGAGGAAACCTACAGTTCAGCTGATTGACTCTACTTTAAGGCTAAATTCACCCAGGGCAAGACAGGGACTCCCCTGCAATGGAAAGCCTGGCTCAGAGCTTGGGTTGCACCACTCACCTCTCAGCTCAGACCCTAGGTGCTGGAAGCAAGTCCAGACATTGTACCGTAGTTATAACTGGGAAAGCTGGGTGAAGAGTACACAGAACCTGTTTCATCTTTACAACTTCCTGTGAACCTTAGTTCAAAATAACAAGTTAGTCTGGTACGATGAGATCAATGGAATGCTCAGGAGAAAGGTATCAGTTCATATATGTAGTGAGAACCTCTGAAACAAAGTTGTCTGAAAAACGGAATGGGGACGGTTTACTGCACTGGCCCCCTGGGGCCAAGCTGTTGCCCATAGCCCCAGCCCCCAAGGCTAGGCAGTGTCACTAGTGAGTGAGGGACCAGCTATGGGGTCAGActtcctggattcaaatcccaacCTGAATGCTTTCTACttatgtgatcttggacaagctATTTCATCTCTTTATAAATCTCCACTTTTGCATCCAAAAAATGTAGTTAAGATCCCAATAGACTTTACTGGCAATTGTTAACTTTAAGTGAGTACAACCTGCAAATGGTCCACATCCCAAAGGGGTGCCAACCTGCAGGCAATGGCTGGCTGGTGCTCCATCTTTCGTAGCACTGAGGATGGAGGATCCCCATTCCCCAGGCTGTCCACTGGCTCTGAGCTCGCCATACCTGACAACTCTCACCACCAGTTACAACCCTTCCAGACTCCCACTGACTTGAAGAATCAGAGAGGCAGACACATATTTGAGAAAGTTGAGGCTGTTGCCCTTAGTAAGGGCCTAAAGCTTCATTAATGGATGTCTGGTAAACTTTCTGGACATTGGCAGCCATTAAAGCCCAGTGATACGTTTTTAGAATATAAGTTTCTAGAAGAGGAAATGTGTAAGATGGTCTGAGGGGTCAGTGCCAGCTTAGCCTTGCCTCACAGCACAGCCTGAAAACACAAAGAACTGCAGCATTACCCATCGTGCAAAAGAAAGAGAGCAAAAACATTTTCTCAGCTTCTATACAATGCCAGTTTGTAAGGATCAGTTGTTACTCATTTACAGATTGGCAAAAATAAGCAGCTGAGATGAATATAAAGGctgaaatgctttttttccctcataacAAAAAACACCGCAATATTCTCCATACTTGgagggaaaaattaattttactgagATATGGCAGAAAAACATGTCCGAGGTGCGTTTTTCATAGCTGGTTTATACATGGAATGAGTCCAGACGACACAAGCGCTCTGGTCTCAAGTGGCTCTGGCAGAGGAGCCCGAGGCTGGCTCTGTCACTCTCCAAGgactcacccctcccccacaagCACTGGGGTGGGATCAATCAATTGGCAAGCTAAGAAGGGACCGCCatgaaaagccaaaaatatttaagaaagccAGTAGGGTCTGCAGTGTTTCAAATGAAGTCGTTTTTACTCTTCAGCAACTACCCAGATGACCCCCAGAGGTTCCAACAGGACAGTAACAATCCACCCTGCAGCTTTACTTCATGAAGGATGgtgaaataaaatctatcatCTGAAAATCAGGCCTCAGCCCTGCGTGAGCCAGCCtcggggaggagaggaggagaccgCTGCGGAGGCAATGCTGTGGCGAACATGGCGCAGATGTGGAGCAATGGAGACACAGCCAATCAGGGCTGACAGATCGCCTGCACGGCGCACCAAGTCCCCACAGCTCTGAGCCAAGTCGTTTAGAAGGGATTCAGGCCACTGCATTGTTCTTGCAGAGGAGCAGCCAGTGTGCGCCCTCCAGCTCAGCAGGGCTGGCTAACCGTGCAGCAATTTCATGACAGTTTCGGCCAGATATTTCCTGTTATCTTACTTCGTCTCCAAATCCACCTAAAGTTCACACTGGTGTCCCCAATGACTAAGAAAGGCTTTGTGCTCACTTTTAACTATAATTTATCCTGTTATGCAAAATAGTAAttcaaacaagaaaacaacacTACAGAATCTTAGGAGGGGCTGAGGGCTTTGTCCCAACTCCTCTTTACATGAAAATCCTgttgccacacacacaaaaaaagccagCTGAGGCTGCACAGACTCTAGGATCCCCGCATCACTGGTGAGGAAACTGCAGCTCCAATTCAATAGGCGCCAGGCCCAAGCCCACAAGGCAAGCACCCTGTTAGAGGGCAGAGTTCAGGGCTGCAGTGGGTGTTCCACATGCTTTTTTTCACAACTGCTCCAACTCTTTGCTTAGTCTGCGCTGGGGCTGAAACTCATACATCATCGCATTTATGATCTTGCAAGActgaaaagaacattaaaaaatgcctttttttaaaaaaagtttccccCAAAGAGGTTTTGcaatctactttttaaattaatttattccttTAGGAAGATTCACAATTGGAAAGACAGGAGAATGATCAGTTGCCTAATGCACATCATTAATGGAAAGTAGGTATCTGAAGAGTATTAATACTTAAGACCATGAACTTCTTCCTCAGATTTTTCATCCCACCCCTGTGTGCCCCATCCAACGGATGACAGCTGGGCCACAGCGGGACCCCCCAGGAAGAATCCTGACTGTGTACTCTGCTATCCAGAAGCAGTGAGCCAGGCCTCTGAAACATTCCTTTTCTGCATGAAAGACCTCCTCGTCTATTGTAGAAAAATGTTGCAACCTTGCCACAAGCGATGGCAGGAGAAGTATCTTCAAGCTGACCTCAAAGCAAGAAGCCAGTTCTACTCTCAAGACATCAGTCCTTCTGCAGCCCCCTCACCAAGTCACACACACTACAGTCATGGAAAGGGCTCTGATACAGATCAAGTCCAGAGGAAGAGCCTGGGGTCTAATCCCATGGCTACCCCTGTGAAACTGAAAATCACAAGATGGGATAGTAAGGAACCCCTAACATACAGGGCACTTTCAGAGGCATGGCAGGGATGGGCCGTACAATCTGTCTGGGAAGAAGGGAGCTGCTGTGACACCACAGTCCTGATGGGGTAAAAGAGATGGTCACAGGACCTGCACAGACATCAATGTGAGATAATATAGGACATCTGGAACATGATAAGTACACACCATAAATGCAGATTATTATGCAAGTGAAACTTAAAATGGCATTCTTAATCCTGTTTGTCCAGTCATAACAGACCTATGATCACATTCACGCATCACATCTCAGCTGGACAGCCAGTCACCAGCTTTGTGAAGCCCAAACATGTTGCTGTAAAAGGGCTCTACCCATGTGAGCAAACGTCTCCCCTCACCCTGCTAAGTCCAGGAAGCAATAAAACGAAAACTACCAAAGAGAAGAGACAGGGTCAGTTACTGTACTTAGCTCCAGCTATATAACAGAAGTAGCCCCTGGCaccaatttcaagaaaaaaaataaaaaatacagtttaaatattctaatttcaaaaTGTTGACATTCTGCTTTCCTAAGGCACAGTTAAGAGGCTCCAGAGAAAAACTGGCAACGCTGAGGGGTGCGCCCTGGAAACGACGGGTCTGTGTCTCTGTGCAGTGACAGGGAGGTGTCACTCCAAGGCTGCCAGCTGCTCAATGGCACAGCGGACTTTCTTTGCAgtttcttcaaattctttctgCTTACTGTTGGTTTCCTTTGCCTGGAAATAAAGAATACACatgtgaaactgaagctctacG includes:
- the TMEM235 gene encoding transmembrane protein 235 isoform X1, translating into MAQLGALLLAAALGALLSFALLAAAVASDYWYLLEVADAGNHSGHGQLSSHSGLWRICEGHNSCIHLIDPFASESLDTSTSVQHLISLHRAILVVLPLSLVLIVCGWICGLLSSLARSISLLLFTGCYFLLGGALTLAGVVISIIYSQLALAETARQHGPQHTQDIRICFGWSLALASGSCSAGSLSGALLLAAARALSLGRQPGAPHSVVI
- the TMEM235 gene encoding transmembrane protein 235 isoform X2, whose product is MAQLGALLLAAALGALLSFALLAAAVASDYWYLLEVADAGNHSGHGQLSSHSGLWRICEALHRAILVVLPLSLVLIVCGWICGLLSSLARSISLLLFTGCYFLLGGALTLAGVVISIIYSQLALAETARQHGPQHTQDIRICFGWSLALASGSCSAGSLSGALLLAAARALSLGRQPGAPHSVVI